Below is a window of Gammaproteobacteria bacterium DNA.
AACTGCGGGGTGAATCCCCCGGGGAAGAGCTTCTGGAAGGTGAAGCAGTCGGGATCCGCCAGGACCTGGTCGAGCACCCGCTGGTCGAGCACGACACCTTCATCGTCGACCCGCACCTCGGGACAGCCCGCCGATCCGTCCAGCACGCCGTCCCGCGCGTCGAGCATGTCGCCGATGAGGAGGATCCTCTGGCCGTCGGCGTTCCTCGTCCCGAACACCCCGCTGCGCGTGCCCGGGTTGCGGAAGTAGAAGCCGCCCTCGACTTGCTTGCTCACGTAGTTTCCGTGGGAATAGAACTGCATTTCGTCGTCGAACAGGTATCCCATGTTCGCCCACAGCTTGAGCTCGTTGGACACCTGGGGAGCGCCCCAGACCTGCGCCGGCGCCCGGACGCTCGAGTTGCCCGACGCCAGCAGCGCCAGCGCGTCGTTGCGCTGCGTGCTGCGGTCCGTGGGATTGGCGTTGCCGTACTCGCCGGTCAGGTTCAGGAAGCCGGTTTCCCCGAGCGGCAGGCCCACGTTGCCGGACAGTGTGTACACCTCGCCATCCCCGGGGAACGTGCCTTCCTCGAACGGCTCGCTGGTCTCCCCCAGGGCGTACCCGCCGGTCTTGAAGTCGATGGAGCCGCCGGAACGGTCGTTCCTGAGGACGAAGTTCACGACGCCCGCGATCGCGTCGGAGCCGTACTGGGCGGAGGCGCCGTCGCGCAGGACCTCGGCCTGCTGCAGCACCAGCCCCGGGATGAGGGCGATATCCGGGCCCTGCGAGCCGTCGGAGAGGCCGTTGCCGTACCAGGTGATGACCGCCCCGCGATGGCGCCGTTTCCCGTTGACCAGGACGAGGGTGTGGTCCGGGGCGAGGCCGCGGAGGTTCGCGGGCCGCACGAAGGTGGCCGCATCGCTGATGGGCTGAATGTTCACGTTGAACGAAGGCACCACGTTGCGCAGCAGGTTGGCGAAGTCGGTGTCGCCCTGCTGCAGAATCTCGGCGGCCGGAATCACGTCGACGGGGACGGGCGACTCCGTGACGGTGCGGGGCCGCGCGCGGCTCCCGACCGCGACCACGCCCTCGAGTTCGAGCACGGTCTCGCTGAGCACAACGTTCAGTGTGGTCGGCTGGCCATCCGCTATGGTCACCTGCCGCCGTTCGGTCTCGTAGCCGATCAGCACCACCACCACTTCGTGGATTCCCGCCGGGACCGGCTCGACCTGGTAGGCACCGTCAGGACCGGTTATCGTCCCGATGTTCAGGCCTGCCAGGCTGACCTGGGCTCCGGCGATGGCACTGCCCGCGCCGGCTATGGTGACCGTTCCCCGCAGAGTTCCCTGCGCGGCGGCCGGACCGGCGTGCGCGAGGGCGAAGAACACGGCGATGGCTGCTGCTCTCATCATGGTCACACCACGCCGAATTTGGCTTGCCAGTTGTCGAGAAGCGCGAAGTGGTCACCGTCGGCAACGGTATAGTAGACTCTCTGCATCCCCTGCCGGCGATTGGGTCCGAACGACACCGACTCGCCGATTCCCAGGGGGAAGTTGCGCACGGTGAAGACCGCCTGCTCAAGTCCGGACCTGTCCGGCCGCCCGCCCAGGCGCCGCAGGATTTCCGTCATCAGTTTCGCGTTAAGAAACCCCTCCAGGCTGACGAAGCCGCGGGCAAGGGGTTGATACGATTCACCCTCGGTGAGTTTCTCGAGATCCTCGGGGAGTTGAGGGTCGTACTGAAACATCAGCCGATGGTACTCGTTCACGGACGGGAACGTCGCGTCGTCGAAGGCGGGCACGACCTGTGAATTGACCAGGAAGCGGGTGTAGGAATCCGGGTCGGAGCGTCTCTCGCGCAGGACCCGTTGCAGGTTTTCGCTCCCCACGAACGACAGGTTGGCCACCGGAACGTGCAGCCCCAGATCGACGGCGTCGCGCGCGAAGGCGGCGCACGCGGCGTAGGCGCCGATACAGATCACGGCGTCCGGCGACCCGGCCCCGAGGATCTCCACCTGGCGCCTCATGCTCGCGCCGAACGGGGTGCCGCGCGTGTAGGTGGCCTCGCCCGCGATCGTCTCACCGTGCCGTGCCAGTGCCTCTCGCACTCCTGCCCAGCCGCTTCGCCCGTACGCGTCGATTTGATAGAAGACCGCCACGCGCCGGCGTCCGATGCGGACGAAATTGTCGACCAGCCCGGCCGTCTCCTGCCGGTAGGAGGCACGCAGGTTGAAGGCGAACTCGCCGTAGGGAGGTTCGCGCTGCGGCTCCGCTCCCGTGAATGGAAAGAAGAGGTAGACCTGGCGGTCGCTGAATCTCTTCAGCAGCGGCAGCACCCGGGTGACGGTCGGGGTGCCGACGTAGCCGAAGAGCAGGAAGACGTCGTCGTCCTGCATGAGCCGGAGGGTATTCGCGACGCACATATCGGGCTGGTATCCGTCGTCGTAGAGCTTGAGGACGATCCGGCGGCCGTTGACTCCTCCATTGTCATTGATGTAGCTGAACCAGGCCATCGCGCCGCGATACAGCTCCGTGCCCAGACCACGAGAGGGACCCGAGAACGCAGCCGACACGCCGAGTACGATGTCATCGGCCTGTTTGACGACGTTGCGGCGGCTCC
It encodes the following:
- a CDS encoding ABC transporter substrate-binding protein; the protein is MTVARSGEDTDTPVSSGTPRSSHPLTRRSLLRSGFAALAAAPFAKPLAASAPSIRRSRRNVVKQADDIVLGVSAAFSGPSRGLGTELYRGAMAWFSYINDNGGVNGRRIVLKLYDDGYQPDMCVANTLRLMQDDDVFLLFGYVGTPTVTRVLPLLKRFSDRQVYLFFPFTGAEPQREPPYGEFAFNLRASYRQETAGLVDNFVRIGRRRVAVFYQIDAYGRSGWAGVREALARHGETIAGEATYTRGTPFGASMRRQVEILGAGSPDAVICIGAYAACAAFARDAVDLGLHVPVANLSFVGSENLQRVLRERRSDPDSYTRFLVNSQVVPAFDDATFPSVNEYHRLMFQYDPQLPEDLEKLTEGESYQPLARGFVSLEGFLNAKLMTEILRRLGGRPDRSGLEQAVFTVRNFPLGIGESVSFGPNRRQGMQRVYYTVADGDHFALLDNWQAKFGVV